TGTCTCCCAGTATGCAAATCTTCCCTCGCCTTCCTGGAATTCTCCATTGTATACAAGACTTCCATTCGCAAGAATTGTTTTTTCTTCCTGTTCATTTGGATCTGCATCGCTTACCATTCGAATCACAACATTTTTTAAATCAATTTCTGCAATAGAACCTGCATTTCCCATATTAAATTCCAAGCGGCCATTGGCATCACTATCCTCTGTCATCTTGAAGGTATAAGCGAAATGCGTCCAATCTGGCGTTAATACTGTATTTTCACTCATATACGCCATGTAAGACCGATCTGGTGCTTTCACAGCCGTATTCATAGTCCTTGCTTCCGCTGCTTTGGCATCATAAGACACCTCGTAGGTTGCCCCCTTCTTAAACGGAACTCCTGCCTGTACAAGCTGAACGCTATAATCTACACTGCCAGCACTCTTTGTCTGGATCTTCATCATATTATCTTCAATCACAGCCTGTGCCTCTCCACCATTTGCAGCTAAGAATTTCCAATCCACATCATCTGTTAAACTTTCTTTCGTCTGGAAACTTCCGTTATTAATATAGTTTCCATTTTCATCTGGATTACGTAACACAATCTCCTTTTTCGGTTTTGTCACATTCTCATCATAACTGTCTTTCTGATATACTCTCACATAATCAACGACAAGCTGTGCGCGCTCATCAAATGGTGTTTCTTCATCGATATCACCTACCCAAGAACCACCAACCGCAACATTTAAAATCATATAGAATGGCTGATCAAATGGTGCCGGATACGCAACCGTTCCCACGTTTTTCTTTGTGGAATACCAGTCCTGTTCCTCATGATATAGAACACCATCTACATACCATTTTATAGAACCTGGCTCCCATTCACATCCAAACACATGATATTTATTTGCAAAATCTCCACTCCTAAGTATCTTCGTTCCCTGGCTCTGTGCATGTGGTTCTCCATAATGAATGGTTCCATATAATTTATTTGTCTGCTGTCCCATTACCTCCATGATATCAATTTCACCACATTTTGGCCACTGACCATAAAGGTTTTCATTGGATGGCATCATCCAGAATGCCGGCAGATAACCAGAACCTTCTGGGACTTTTGCGCGACATTCAAAATAACCATATTTAAAATCATGTTTTCCCTGTGTATTTACTCTTCCAGATGTATAGCTGACATTTCCATTCTCATCTACTATTTTCTTAGGCTGGATAACTAAATTACCATCTTTTAAGAAAACATTATCATCACTCTTTACATAGGATTGCAATTCTTCATTTACCCATCCTGGCTCATGAATTTCATAGTTCCAATCCGTTTCTGCCAAAGAAGCCTCCTCAAATTCGTCCTCCCACACCATATGATATTTCGACCAGTCTGGTTCCTTTGGTGTATCCGGTTTCTCTGGTGTGTCTGGTTCCTCTGGTGTGTCCGGCTCCTCTGGTGTGCCCGGTTCCTCTGGTGTGTCCGGCTCCTCTGGTGTGCCCGGTTCCTCTGGTATGTCTGTTTTCTCTGGTTCATCTGGCGTGTCCGATTCAGCTGGTGTATCCGGCTTCTTTGGTGTGTCCGGTTTCTCTGGTTCGCCTGGTGTGCTCGATGTACCAGATGGTCTAACATTCTGTTCTGGAGTCACATTTATAGCCTCGCTTCCTGACGTATTATTTGCTGTAACAACATTCACTTTTTGACTGTTCTTCTTCTCTTTATTGACTGTTCCAAGCATTTCCAATGTATTGTCGTTTGTCACGACAAGCATAACTGAAAGTTTTTTACTTTCTACCGCCCCTTTAATCGCATCTTTTATCTTTCTGATAACCAGATTCTGAATATCTTCCTGCTCAGACGTAACAGATAGCTGAATCTTTCCATCTGCTTTTAAAAATCCCATCTCATACGTACAGGATATAATCTCATCCATACATTTTTCTAATGTCAGATTTTTTTTATCTAATGTTTCAATCACCTGCTTTGCATCGTCATTGACCGCTTCTATTGCAAGTACATTATTTTCCTCATCAAGATAAATACGAAATTCTGGATTAATCTTAATTGTAATTACCGATGCATATTCTTCTGGTGGAACAAAATCCGTTTCTGTCTCTGGTTCCATCGTCCGCTCTTCATCCTCCTGTGCTATCTGTTCCTCTTTTTCAGTCTCCTCCTTGACCATCACATCTTTTGCTCCTGTCTCTTGTCTTTGCTTCAAAAGTGAAATGCAAAGACAAGTTCCCGCGATAATTACCCCAATTATCACCGCGCCCAAAATCATGTAGCGCTTTCTCTCCTTACTCCATTTGCTTAACATAAAAAACCTCCCTTTTCTTTCTGCATCCTTTCGAGTGTCCCACTACTCTGATGCATGTACCTTTAAGATACAAAAGAAAAGGGAGTTTAAAAATCATTTTTTTGAACTAAATATCATTTTTTTGTCATCTTTTTCACTCTTATTCATCCACACAACAATGCTTCGTGTGCAATAACTGATGTGAACGTCTAGAAAGTGGTTTCTCCAAATAGTCCTGATATAATTTTATTACATCCGGATTCTCATGTGAAAAACGAATCGCTGCATGCTCATCTAAAAAATACAGTTTTTCACCACGAACTGCTGCAAGCTCCTCGCCGTCGCAGATAGGTTGTCCACCACCGCCGACACATCCGCCTGGACAGGCCATCACTTCCACAAAATCATAGTGAACCTCTCCACGTTCTATCGCTTCCATCAGCTTTCTGGTATTGCCTAAACCACATACCACTGCTGCCTGCACCGTATCGGCTCCTAACGTGATTTGTGCCTCTGTCACACCATTTTCTTTTGAGTTTCTCACATTCAAGAATGCATCCGCAGACGGATTTTTCCCATTTACAAGGAAATAAGCGCTTCGAAGTGCTGCCTCCATCACGCCGCCTGTGGTTCCAAAAAGAACGCCTGCTCCGCTTCCTTCTTTCATCAGAGCATCACATTCTACATCCTCTAAATACTTTGGATCTAAATGCGCAGAGCGAATCATTCTCGTCAATTCCCTTGTCGTTAACACGGCATCCACTTCATGACCTGCATACTCTCCGTCATAAAAATCCATTTCTGCCTCTGCTTTTTTTGCCACACAAGGCATGATGGAAACCGTGTAAATATTCTCCGGTGCAACATTGATTGCTTTTGCAAAATAACTTTTCATCACGGCACCAAACATCTGCTGTGGCGATTTTGCCGTGGAAAGCTGTGGCAGGAAATGTGGAAACTGCGTTTTTAAAAAGCGTACCCATCCCGGACAACAGGAGGTAAACATTGGGCGGAACTTCGTCTCACCCTTTCCAAAACGCTCCAGGAATTCATTTCCTTCTTCCATGATGGTAAGGTCTGCGGAAAACGCAGTATCAAACACATAATCAACGCCCATTTTCCGCAGTGCATCCACAATTTTTCCAACGGATGCTTCCTCCCTGGACAAGCCAAGTGCCTCTCCCCAGGCTGCGCGCACCGCCGGTGCAATCTGCGCAACGACAATCTTTTTCTCATCTGCGATTGCATCCCATACTTTTTCGGTATCATCACGTTCTCTTAATGCGCCAACCGGACAGTGCGTCACACATTGTCCGCAAAGTGCGCAGTCTGCCTCTGTAATCTTACGGTTCCCAGACACTCCTACTGTCGTTCTCGAACCGGTTCCTGCCACATCCCAGACATGCAGTTCCTGTACTTTATCACAAATCTGGATACAGCGCATACATTTTACACATTTGGCACTGTCACGGATGATTGGAAAATCTTTTTCCCACGGAACCGTTTCCAATCGCTCCCGGTACGGAAGGTCGATGATATTCAAATCATTTGCCACGCCCTGAAGGGTACAGTTTCCACTTCTGACACAGGTTGCGCACTTACAGTCATGCTGCGACAATAACAGCTGAACGGTTCTTCTCCGATGCGCCCGCACCTTCGGGCTGTTCGTGTGAATGACCATTCCCTCTTTTACCACGTTGTTGCAGGAAGTGATTAATTTCTCCATTCCCTCTAACTCTACGACGCAGATTCGACAGGCTGCAATTTCATTGATGTCTTTCAGATAGCAAAGCTTCGGAATTGAGATATGCTGCTGCCCTGCGGCCTCCATAATGGTCGTGCCTTCCGGTACACTAAATTTCTTTTCATCTATTGTAATCGTTACCATATCTTCTCACGACCTCCTTTCAGAATTCCATAGCCAAAATGATCGCAGCGCAAGCATCTGCCTGCCTCCTGTTTTGCCTCCGCTTCTGTCATGCAGTTTTCTACACCTTCAAAATCACAGACTCTCTCCCCTGCTTCCCGTTCTGTTAAATTGACACGTCCGCAAGGCGGTCTGTCATCCAATCTTGCCGGTGGGATTTCCACATCACAGGAAATGATATGGCGGTATCCTAAGTATTCATCTATATTTGCTGCCACTACCTTTGCCGCTGCAATCGCCTTGATTACCGATGCCGGCCCGGATGCACAGTCTCCTCCAGCAAAAACGCCTGGAATATTATCAAATCCACCGTATTTTTCGGTTAAAATTTTACCGCGTCTGACCGGAACACCGGCTTCCTCAAAATGCTTCGTCTCAATATCCTGTCCGATTGCCACGATAATGGTCTGACAGGGAATTAAGATATCCTCTTCCCCGGTCGGCACCACACTTGCCCTTCCATCTTTGATTTTGCTAATCATCTGAGGGGTCACATAAAGTCCTGACACCGCACCGTTTTCATCCACTGCAATCTTAGCTGGTGCCATCAGGGTCTGCACTTCAATCCCTTCTGCAACTGCACCTTCAATTTCCGCCGGCAGTGCTGTCATATCTGCCACTCTTCTGCGGTAAATGATGCTTACCTTTTTGGCACCTAAACGTCTTGCGGTTCGCACTGCATCCATGGAAACGTTACCGCCACCGATTACAGCAACTTCCTGTCCGGTCAGATCCGGATTACATTCTTTTCCCACATCACGTAAAAACTGTACGGCTGAGAGAACCCCTTTTGCCTGCTCTCCCTCAATGCCAAGCTTTTTGTCGGTGCTTGCCCCAATAGTAATCAGTACTGCATCGTACTCTTTTCGAAGAGACTGAATCGTGATATCCTCTCCGATACGAAGTCCATGCTTCACCTCGACTCCGGTCTTTAGAATTGCCCAGATGTCATCCTCTAAACGTTCCTTTGGAAGTCTGTAATTTGGGATTCCATAACGAAGCATTCCGCCAAGTTTTGGCAACATCTCATACACCGTTACCTGATGTCCCATCAACTGTAAGTAATAAGCTGCGGAAAGGCCACCCGGTCCGCCACCAACAATTGCAACTCTCTTTCCGGTGGAAGGCGCGCACTTCGGTGGCTCCACCCTTCTGGCATAATCCGCTGCAAAACGTTTTAATCCTCTGATGTTAATGGCATCATCCACAAAGTTTCTCCGACATCTTGCCTCGCAAGGATGTTCACAGATAAATCCGCATGTAGTTGGAAATGGATTGTCCTTTCGAATCAGGCGAATGGCATCTTCGTATCTTCCTTCCCCAACCAGTGCCACATAACCTGGCACATCTACATTTGCCGGACATAACGCCACACATGGAACCGGCTGTTTGGACTGACAGATGCATTTTCCCAGTAAAATATGTTCCTCATAGTCATCCCGACAGCCGATGATGCTCTTGTGTACCATCTCTGCCGCCTCGTATCCAATCGCACAATCCGCT
This genomic window from Roseburia sp. 831b contains:
- a CDS encoding [FeFe] hydrogenase, group A, whose protein sequence is MVTITIDEKKFSVPEGTTIMEAAGQQHISIPKLCYLKDINEIAACRICVVELEGMEKLITSCNNVVKEGMVIHTNSPKVRAHRRRTVQLLLSQHDCKCATCVRSGNCTLQGVANDLNIIDLPYRERLETVPWEKDFPIIRDSAKCVKCMRCIQICDKVQELHVWDVAGTGSRTTVGVSGNRKITEADCALCGQCVTHCPVGALRERDDTEKVWDAIADEKKIVVAQIAPAVRAAWGEALGLSREEASVGKIVDALRKMGVDYVFDTAFSADLTIMEEGNEFLERFGKGETKFRPMFTSCCPGWVRFLKTQFPHFLPQLSTAKSPQQMFGAVMKSYFAKAINVAPENIYTVSIMPCVAKKAEAEMDFYDGEYAGHEVDAVLTTRELTRMIRSAHLDPKYLEDVECDALMKEGSGAGVLFGTTGGVMEAALRSAYFLVNGKNPSADAFLNVRNSKENGVTEAQITLGADTVQAAVVCGLGNTRKLMEAIERGEVHYDFVEVMACPGGCVGGGGQPICDGEELAAVRGEKLYFLDEHAAIRFSHENPDVIKLYQDYLEKPLSRRSHQLLHTKHCCVDE
- a CDS encoding carbohydrate binding domain-containing protein; protein product: MLSKWSKERKRYMILGAVIIGVIIAGTCLCISLLKQRQETGAKDVMVKEETEKEEQIAQEDEERTMEPETETDFVPPEEYASVITIKINPEFRIYLDEENNVLAIEAVNDDAKQVIETLDKKNLTLEKCMDEIISCTYEMGFLKADGKIQLSVTSEQEDIQNLVIRKIKDAIKGAVESKKLSVMLVVTNDNTLEMLGTVNKEKKNSQKVNVVTANNTSGSEAINVTPEQNVRPSGTSSTPGEPEKPDTPKKPDTPAESDTPDEPEKTDIPEEPGTPEEPDTPEEPGTPEEPDTPEEPDTPEKPDTPKEPDWSKYHMVWEDEFEEASLAETDWNYEIHEPGWVNEELQSYVKSDDNVFLKDGNLVIQPKKIVDENGNVSYTSGRVNTQGKHDFKYGYFECRAKVPEGSGYLPAFWMMPSNENLYGQWPKCGEIDIMEVMGQQTNKLYGTIHYGEPHAQSQGTKILRSGDFANKYHVFGCEWEPGSIKWYVDGVLYHEEQDWYSTKKNVGTVAYPAPFDQPFYMILNVAVGGSWVGDIDEETPFDERAQLVVDYVRVYQKDSYDENVTKPKKEIVLRNPDENGNYINNGSFQTKESLTDDVDWKFLAANGGEAQAVIEDNMMKIQTKSAGSVDYSVQLVQAGVPFKKGATYEVSYDAKAAEARTMNTAVKAPDRSYMAYMSENTVLTPDWTHFAYTFKMTEDSDANGRLEFNMGNAGSIAEIDLKNVVIRMVSDADPNEQEEKTILANGSLVYNGEFQEGEGRFAYWETSDAGAVSVTNEDNVRELHAIVAHMQDNPLVVEQKGLAFNDGVNYELSFVARGNVALLVKAAGVEQSYTLTDQSQTYTMKIQDNVYENKDLRFEMTGNGEVYLDNIKIVEDSLIKNGSFNAGLSGYEFYKYSDGLATVVVDSLKENNAADITIENTGDTDWYIQLKQNDIVLEEGQWYRLQFDVKSDLNRKIMYAIQRDGSADNNWIPYTGSKIVELRGDNQYQTIRLEFEMSSATDLHSILSFTLGAVDGIQISQKHRVCFDQISLEKIEAPVITPTQPEGENILNGLYTYADPACNVSASQEDGVYTLAIDNSGTNNWDIQLAQQNLVLEKNRRYRIKFSVVSDVNRTCKLAFRDPANGYKGYYDDITVTAGQQLDYEVETIWTEDTTNTGEFALLLGTPESGAVLGNHNLTMQDVSAALIAE
- a CDS encoding NAD(P)-binding protein, yielding MSRLEIPNPGQAQLVIEGLYKDLERRIESSPPGLCPVDITRAFLELCHAQTCGKCVPCRIGLWQLKNMLTDIMNGKAEMSILDEMEKLATSIMDSADCAIGYEAAEMVHKSIIGCRDDYEEHILLGKCICQSKQPVPCVALCPANVDVPGYVALVGEGRYEDAIRLIRKDNPFPTTCGFICEHPCEARCRRNFVDDAINIRGLKRFAADYARRVEPPKCAPSTGKRVAIVGGGPGGLSAAYYLQLMGHQVTVYEMLPKLGGMLRYGIPNYRLPKERLEDDIWAILKTGVEVKHGLRIGEDITIQSLRKEYDAVLITIGASTDKKLGIEGEQAKGVLSAVQFLRDVGKECNPDLTGQEVAVIGGGNVSMDAVRTARRLGAKKVSIIYRRRVADMTALPAEIEGAVAEGIEVQTLMAPAKIAVDENGAVSGLYVTPQMISKIKDGRASVVPTGEEDILIPCQTIIVAIGQDIETKHFEEAGVPVRRGKILTEKYGGFDNIPGVFAGGDCASGPASVIKAIAAAKVVAANIDEYLGYRHIISCDVEIPPARLDDRPPCGRVNLTEREAGERVCDFEGVENCMTEAEAKQEAGRCLRCDHFGYGILKGGREKIW